The Leptospira inadai serovar Lyme str. 10 genome contains the following window.
TTTATCACAGTATGATAAATAACAAGGGGGATATTTCAATGCCAGTAGTCGTATCAGAACCAAAGAATTTGAATGATGTGTCTTTTAAACAGCGAGCAATAGATTTAATTGCCAAAGAACAAGAAGAGCTGGAAGAATTAAAACGACAAAAGAAAAGCCCTTTCACAAGGTTTTATCAAGTAAACAAAGATAATTCAGAATATCTCAGAAGCTGTCTAAAAGAAAACCCAAAGGCTCTACAAGTGCTGTTTTTTATATTTGACCACATGGATAAATATAACGCTGTAGTATGTTCTTACAAGGTCTTTCAAGACGCTTTGGATATGGGGCAGGCAACTGTTGCAAGGTCAATT
Protein-coding sequences here:
- a CDS encoding replication/maintenance protein RepL, which encodes MPVVVSEPKNLNDVSFKQRAIDLIAKEQEELEELKRQKKSPFTRFYQVNKDNSEYLRSCLKENPKALQVLFFIFDHMDKYNAVVCSYKVFQDALDMGQATVARSIKYLKEHGFLYVYKTGSSNVYVANKDLVWNSWGNNREYCEFPANIVLTASEQEERSKIQDKRITTIEVKD